A DNA window from Labilithrix sp. contains the following coding sequences:
- a CDS encoding SCP2 sterol-binding domain-containing protein, which yields MAVDIKKLFNEELPAALEKNAEDAKTIGAKYQMNVTGEGEWTIDVTSSGPSCKPGTDAAADCTITIAAEDFQKLIENPQANGMQLFFAGKLKVAGNQMLAMKLQKLFGYK from the coding sequence ATGGCGGTCGATATCAAGAAGCTGTTCAACGAGGAACTTCCCGCTGCGCTCGAGAAGAACGCGGAGGACGCGAAGACGATCGGCGCGAAGTACCAGATGAACGTGACCGGCGAGGGTGAGTGGACGATCGACGTCACGTCGTCGGGCCCGAGCTGCAAGCCGGGCACGGACGCGGCGGCCGACTGCACGATCACGATCGCGGCGGAGGACTTCCAGAAGCTGATCGAGAACCCGCAGGCGAACGGCATGCAGCTGTTCTTCGCGGGCAAGCTGAAGGTCGCGGGCAACCAGATGCTCGCGATGAAGCTGCAGAAGCTCTTCGGCTACAAGTGA